From the genome of Proteus vulgaris, one region includes:
- a CDS encoding colicin E1 family microcin immunity protein has translation MTKKYYINNMFWGYFMMFVMIYLNYNDHTIESLLMLLLSIPSAIFFPFSKMITEKFVLKYTTKKFWNTGLFINTPAKHGGIALYHLLCFIFSIPFSAIYLALHFIKNRTTS, from the coding sequence ATGACTAAAAAATATTATATTAACAATATGTTTTGGGGCTATTTTATGATGTTCGTGATGATTTATCTTAATTATAACGATCACACTATTGAAAGTCTGTTAATGCTTCTTTTAAGCATACCTAGCGCAATTTTTTTTCCTTTCTCAAAAATGATCACTGAAAAATTCGTATTAAAATATACAACAAAAAAATTCTGGAATACTGGATTGTTTATAAATACTCCTGCTAAGCATGGTGGAATAGCTCTATATCACTTACTTTGTTTTATATTTTCAATTCCATTTAGCGCTATATATCTAGCCTTGCATTTCATAAAAAACAGGACAACCAGTTAA